The following coding sequences lie in one Crassostrea angulata isolate pt1a10 chromosome 10, ASM2561291v2, whole genome shotgun sequence genomic window:
- the LOC128167314 gene encoding FAS-associated factor 1-like, with protein MAEGERDQVLAEFQAFTALEDIDTCIQILESNDWNLMRAVNSVMPGSDGGISPMAGDPPVSQFEDVSPPPYSASSPDNDNNVADTRNFFDASSASECYVAVPSTSNSSPKRRHAGGGPRPRILNFKVEYRDQNFYFSVGDNEQIGKVKELLSQKIGVPPDKQSLRGWSTRKARVEDDKILRELHLPKENTLFLLTPDIQNPTLVKPTCEIEMENLTEALNRTYALEIKFTENGAIQQYKLNMPGSKTIGEVKNDVYALTNLPARHQIWTGWPESAKNDDTMTIGCCGLNYPIHSLELTKANITARPKRIPPSEAVAEIEISDDDDEMNSIDDDMFDHEDIPSNRGRPTPLMPESVNDEVEALEHFTKEFRERYGETHPVFYVGSLENAIKEALNGKAKDRKLLAVYLHHDGSILSNVFCSQILCSESVVNYLSSNFITWAWDMTHETNCARLITMATRHFGNVVAGQMRCLKSEQLPMLLVISRARATNEVIDMIPGSLSLDELMTRLIHDSESFQQQQRIDIQEEEEREARETIRREQEEAFKESLAADRKKVEEQKLQQEMEIKKQEEEERQRREEEERKMAIQQSAALQIPDEPEENSEEPVARLRFRTPTGEVKLRRFRATEPLRNVLFYLTSEGFHIEDYKILTTFPRRDISQLDAMETLQDLRLYPQETLILEEK; from the exons ATGGCAGAAGGCGAAAGAGATCAAGTGCTGGCTGAGTTTCAG GCTTTTACAGCTCTGGAAGACATTGACACttgtattcaaattttagaGTCTAATGACTGGAATTTAATG agAGCAGTTAACAGTGTAATGCCTGGATCTGATGGAGGAATATCACCAATGGCTGGAGATCCTCCTGTGTCACAATTTGAGGATGTCAGTCCACCTCCCTATTCAGCATCTTCACCAGATAATGACAACAATGTGGCAGATACCAGAAACTTCTTTGATGCCAGCTCAGCATCAGAATGTTATGTGGCAGTCCCATCCACAAGTAATTCTTCTCCCAAGCGAAGGCATGCAGGAGGTGGTCCCAGACCACGAATCTTGAACTTTAAAGTGGAATACAGAGACCAAAACTTTTACTTCAGTGTCGGAGATAATGaacaaattg GCAAAGTTAAAGAACTTCTGTCTCAGAAAATCGGGGTGCCTCCTGATAAGCAAAGCTTGAGAGGTTGGAGCACAAGGAAGGCTAGAGTGGAAGATGAT AAAATTCTAAGAGAACTTCATCTTCCTAAAGAGAATACATTGTTCCTGTTAACCCCAGACATCCAAAATCCCACACTTGTCAAACCAACATGCGAAATTGAGATGGAGAA TTTAACAGAAGCTCTAAATAGAACATACGCCTTGGAAATTAAATTCACAGAAAATGGTGCAATTCAGCAGTACAAATTAAATATGCCTGGAAGTAAAACTATTGGAGAG GTGAAAAATGATGTGTATGCTCTTACCAACTTGCCAGCTAGACATCAGATATGGACAGGATGGCCTGAAAGTGCGAAAAATGATGATACT ATGACAATTGGTTGTTGTGGTTTGAATTATCCTATCCATAGTTTAGAGCTTACAAAAGCAAACATCACAGCAAGACCTAAAAGAATTCCACCCAGT GAGGCAGTAGCAGAAATAGAAATCAGTGATGACGATGATGAAATGAATTCAATAGACGATGACATGTTTGACCATGAAGATATACCAAGCAACCGGGGTAGACCTACACCCTTAA TGCCAGAATCTGTAAATGATGAAGTAGAAGCATTGGAACATTTTACCAAAGAATTTAGAGAGAG ataTGGAGAAACACACCCAGTATTTTATGTTGGTTCCTTAGAAAATGCAATAAAAGAGGCACTAAATGGCAAGGCCAAAGAT AGAAAATTATTGGCAGTGTACCTTCATCATGATGGGAGTATTTTATCAAATGTGTTCTGTTCTCAAATCCTGTGTTCTGAAAGTGTAGTAAATTACCTCAGCAGTAATTTTATCACCTGGGCATGGGACATGACACATGAAACAAATTGTGCCAG ACTGATTACCATGGCTACTAGGCATTTTGGTAATGTCGTAGCTGGACAGATGAGATGTCTGAAATCAGAACAGCTACCTATGTTGTTAGTTATCTCAAGGGCAAGAGCTACCAATGAGGTCATAGATATGATTCCAG ggTCTTTATCATTAGATGAACTTATGACAAGATTGATCCATGATTCAGAAAGCTTCCAACAACAGCAAAGGATAGACATTCAAGAAGAG GAGGAAAGAGAGGCTCGGGAAACTATCAGAAGAGAACAGGAAGAAGCTTTCAAAGAATCGCTAGCTGCAGACAGGAAAAAG GTGGAAGAGCAAAAACTCCAGCAAGAAATGGAAATCAAGAAACAGGAGGAAGAGGAGAGGCAACGAAGAGAAGAGGAGGAGAGGAAAATG GCTATTCAGCAGTCTGCAGCCCTACAAATCCCTGATGAACCGGAGGAGAATTCTGAAGAACCTGTTGCCCGATTAAGGTTTCGAACTCCAACTGGTGAGGTGAAATTGAGGCGGTTCCGGGCCACTGAGCCACTG